One Dethiosulfovibrio peptidovorans genomic region harbors:
- a CDS encoding integrase, with amino-acid sequence MEKRSAAQKFHPNPRAKLMDQVREVLRYYGYAYTTEKSYCNWILRYIRFYGGRTHPKEMGAHEIERFLSYLASKEKVSKSTQSQALNALVFLYKKVLDIHLADDIAPLRSKKQRRVPTVMSQNEVQRLFAVMEGKHAFMAKLIYGGGLRLMECVRMRIHDVDFDQGLLFIRDGKGGKDRTTLLAKNLQEECRYWIQRSEMMYQKDLQEGFGEVYIPEALARKYPQASKSLGWQWLFPAQSRSRDPRSGKERRHHVDESGLQKALKRAVVKAEIRKRVSCHTLRHSFATHMLENGVTIRVLQELLGHADVKTTEIYTHVLNQDIRNLKSPLDIIT; translated from the coding sequence ATGGAAAAAAGAAGTGCCGCGCAGAAATTCCACCCAAATCCTCGAGCAAAGTTAATGGATCAGGTGCGAGAAGTTTTGCGCTATTACGGGTATGCATACACCACAGAAAAGAGTTATTGTAACTGGATTCTACGCTATATCCGATTCTATGGTGGAAGAACACATCCTAAAGAGATGGGAGCTCATGAAATCGAGCGGTTTCTTTCTTATCTTGCCAGCAAGGAGAAAGTTTCTAAATCCACTCAAAGTCAGGCACTTAATGCCTTGGTGTTTCTTTACAAGAAAGTTCTGGATATTCATCTTGCTGATGATATCGCCCCCTTACGAAGCAAAAAGCAACGGCGGGTTCCCACGGTCATGTCTCAAAATGAGGTGCAGCGTTTATTTGCAGTAATGGAAGGAAAGCACGCTTTTATGGCCAAGCTGATTTATGGGGGAGGGCTTCGCCTTATGGAATGTGTCCGAATGCGGATTCATGATGTTGATTTTGACCAGGGGCTCCTTTTTATTCGTGATGGTAAAGGTGGTAAGGATAGAACAACATTACTGGCAAAAAACCTTCAAGAGGAATGTCGTTATTGGATTCAGCGTTCTGAGATGATGTATCAAAAAGACCTGCAAGAAGGATTTGGTGAGGTGTATATTCCCGAGGCACTTGCCAGGAAATATCCACAAGCCTCAAAAAGTTTGGGCTGGCAATGGCTTTTTCCTGCCCAGAGTCGTTCCCGGGATCCTCGCAGTGGAAAAGAGAGGCGACACCATGTCGATGAATCAGGCTTGCAAAAAGCCCTGAAGCGGGCGGTTGTTAAGGCTGAAATCAGGAAGAGAGTCAGCTGTCACACTCTGCGGCACAGTTTTGCCACCCATATGCTTGAGAATGGAGTCACTATCAGAGTTCTCCAGGAATTACTTGGTCATGCTGATGTGAAAACAACAGAGATATATACCCACGTTCTCAATCAAGATATCCGAAACCTGAAAAGCCCCCTAGATATCATCACGTAA